The Aliiroseovarius pelagivivens genome contains a region encoding:
- a CDS encoding DUF2244 domain-containing protein: MPYEWVQPDGPDAPKAELHLWPYRSLPRRGFVWIMGMGFSLMLLPLLGVVGTKALWGLLPFGLAALGALWFFIEKSYKDGEILEELRIWSDHMTLTRHGPRGDVQEWEGNPYWVTVQLHKSGGPVPDYVTLKGNGREVELGAFLSEDERPVMHEELSQKMMQLKSHQ; the protein is encoded by the coding sequence ATGCCCTATGAATGGGTTCAACCCGACGGACCAGACGCCCCCAAAGCCGAGCTTCACCTCTGGCCCTACCGATCCCTGCCCCGGCGTGGCTTTGTCTGGATCATGGGGATGGGGTTTAGCCTGATGCTGCTGCCCCTGCTGGGCGTGGTGGGCACCAAGGCGCTCTGGGGTCTGTTGCCGTTCGGGCTGGCCGCTCTTGGTGCTCTGTGGTTCTTCATCGAGAAGAGCTACAAGGATGGCGAAATCCTTGAAGAGCTGCGGATCTGGTCCGATCACATGACCCTGACACGCCATGGCCCACGCGGGGATGTGCAGGAATGGGAAGGCAACCCCTATTGGGTGACTGTCCAACTTCATAAATCCGGCGGTCCCGTGCCGGACTATGTGACGCTAAAAGGCAATGGGCGCGAGGTCGAACTGGGCGCATTCCTGTCCGAGGACGAGCGCCCAGTGATGCACGAAGAGCTGTCGCAAAAAATGATGCAGTTGAAGTCGCACCAATAA